Within the Leptospira johnsonii genome, the region TAACTTCCTGCCAAGGTATAATCGAAAATCCCTTGGAAAAGATCTTCTTTGTTCTTGAATTTTAGATAGAGAAGAGGACGGGACAAATTCGCCTGTTTGGCGACATCATCCATAGAGGTTTTGGAATATCCGAATTGGAGAAAACAATCTAAGGCTGCGTCTAAAATTTCCTTTTTCCTTTCTTTGTCTACAAGGACTGTCTTCCGAGTCATAAGATTATTTGACAAATTTATAAAAAAATGTCAACTTTATAAAACTTCCCAGGTCTGAAATGTTGACAACTTTGATTTAAATTGTCAAAATGTAAGAATTATATCTGCCGGAGATCCCGGAGATCCCGGAGATCTGTTCTGAAATAGGAAATGATATAAAATGAAGAATGCGCATAATTCTCGAAAATGGTTTTTCCCGATACTGATCTTCTTTTTGGCGGGATCCTTTTTTTATACCTGCCAGGCAATGGGAAAAAGAGCAGAAGGAGAAAGACTGATCAGAATGCAGAGTTCCCCCCAATGGAAAGAAGGGCAATTTGTGAATCCACAACCTCTGATTAACGATTTCTGGGCGGCTCTTGGCAGTATGTTCCGTCCGAGTCCTGAGGTAGACCCTAAGGGCCCTGTGCCGGTTGTTTATATTGAAAAATCAAGATTTTCTAAACTACCTGAGTCGGGTTTAAGGGTTACATGGTTTGGACATTCCTCTTCGTTGATAGAATTGGATGGAGTTCGGATCTTAACCGATCCCGTTTGGTCGGAAAGAACTTCTCCTTCTTCTTGGATCGGTCCTAAAAGATGGTATCCTCCTTTGATCTCTTTGGAAGATCTTCCTGAAATAGATTTGGTATTAATTTCTCATGACCATTATGATCATATGGATTTTGGGACAATCTCTAAATTGAAAGACAGGAACATTTTGTTTGTGGTTCCTCTCGGTTTAGGAGCGAATCTTTCTTATTGGGGAGTTCCTGATGCGAAAATTATAGAATTGGATTGGTGGGAAACGAAGAAGATCAAAGATCTAGAGATAGTAAGTACACCTGCAAGACATGCTTCCGGCAGATATCTTTTAGACAATGATGAAAAACTTTGGTCCAGTTATGCGTTAATAGGACCAAAACATAGGGTGTATTTTTCGGGAGATACAGGTTTATTCCCTAAGATGAAAGAGATCGGAGAGAAATACGGACCTTTCGATCTAACTATGATAGAGACAGGTCAATATAACCAAGCCTGGCCAGATTGGCATATTGGACCTGAGCAAGCGGTGATCGCTCATACTCAACTTAAAGGAAAGGTTCTACTTCCGATCCATTGGGGACTATTCGCTCTTGCTTCTCACGGCTGGACGGAACCTGTGGAAAGAGTTTTAGAAAAATCTAAAGAACTCGGGGTTACCGTTATCACTCCAAAACCTGGAGAAAGTGCGGAACCTGATTTACAAAAGGATTATATAGCTTGGTGGCCTAAACTTCCTTTTAAGTCCGGCAAGGAAGATCCTATCTTATCCAGCCAACTGGAAGAGATCACTGCGAGTGCGAGGTAATCAAATGAAATTAAGAGTAATTATTACAGGTTCCACAGGAATGGTGGGAGAAGGCGTTCTACTCGAATGTTTGGAAGATCCGAATGTGGAACAGATACTTTTATTGAATAGAAAACCGTATGGCATCAATCATCCAAAGGTGGTGGAAGTCCTACATTCTGATTTTTCGGATATTTCTTCGATCAAAGACAAATTGAAAGGTTATAATGCCTGTTTTTTCTGTTCTGGAGTTTCTTCCATAGGCTTAAAGGAAGACGAATTTTTTAAACTCACTCATACATTGACATTGAATGTGGCAAGTACCTTGGCTTCTCTAAATCCTAATATGAGCTTTTCTTATATTTCGGGAGCGGGAACGGATAGCACTGAAAAAGGAAAAACTATGTGGGCGAGAGTAAAAGGCAAAACTGAGAATGATCTATTAAAACTTCCTTTTGCAAAAGTATATAATTTTCGTCCAGGTTATATGCATCCAACCCCGGGAGCAAAAAATACTTTATCCGCTTATAAGTATATTGGTTGGGCTTTTCCCGTTTTAAGAACGATTTTTCCTAAACGTGTTTCTACTTTGAAACAACTTGCGCTTGCAATGATCCGCGCGAGCGCTGAGGGTTATAGTAAGAACACTGTAGAAGTGGAGGATATTTTGATATTAGCCGATTCCAAAATTTAGATTTGGTTTTTATGAATACGACACTTCTTTCGAGTTAGTCATAAAGAAAAATGGACCGGTTCCCCATAGCTATTTTAGGGAACCGTGTTAATGTTAAAGAATTAATATTTAGATCTTTCTATCTTGAATTCTTTCCAGCCTAAATATAAATTTCCTAAACCGGATACAAAAAAGCCTACGCCTGTCCAGAAGATGATCGTAAATATTCCGATCAAAGGATAGAATAATACAAATATCGCGAAAAGTAGGGTGGAAATTCCTAAGACAAGAACATAGCCCCAGTGAGAATTCCTAAGTCTTCGTATCTCTATCGAAAAGGATATAAGGGAAATTGATCGAAAGATAAGTAAGAATCCAAATATAAAAGGTAGTGTGACTGCAGTTATCTCTGGGTGAATGAATAATAGAGAACCGATCAGAACGTCTAAGATTCCAACTACTAAATTCCAGATGAATATTTCCGCATATTTCCTGTTATATAATGAAAATATGATATGGCTTACTCCGGTCGCGGCCAAGATGACCGAAAATGCGAGGGCCAATACTAAAAAGCTTTGTCCAGGAAATAGGATTGTCAAAATTCCCGTTGTGATCCATAGGATGCCGACTAGTATTTGAAGCCACCAATGTTTAGATTCTTGTATTGTTATGTTTGTCATGATGTGTTAATCGATTATACAGATTGAAAAAAATCGGCGAATCGGAACTAACTCGCCGAGT harbors:
- a CDS encoding MBL fold metallo-hydrolase, which produces MKNAHNSRKWFFPILIFFLAGSFFYTCQAMGKRAEGERLIRMQSSPQWKEGQFVNPQPLINDFWAALGSMFRPSPEVDPKGPVPVVYIEKSRFSKLPESGLRVTWFGHSSSLIELDGVRILTDPVWSERTSPSSWIGPKRWYPPLISLEDLPEIDLVLISHDHYDHMDFGTISKLKDRNILFVVPLGLGANLSYWGVPDAKIIELDWWETKKIKDLEIVSTPARHASGRYLLDNDEKLWSSYALIGPKHRVYFSGDTGLFPKMKEIGEKYGPFDLTMIETGQYNQAWPDWHIGPEQAVIAHTQLKGKVLLPIHWGLFALASHGWTEPVERVLEKSKELGVTVITPKPGESAEPDLQKDYIAWWPKLPFKSGKEDPILSSQLEEITASAR
- a CDS encoding NAD-dependent epimerase/dehydratase family protein gives rise to the protein MKLRVIITGSTGMVGEGVLLECLEDPNVEQILLLNRKPYGINHPKVVEVLHSDFSDISSIKDKLKGYNACFFCSGVSSIGLKEDEFFKLTHTLTLNVASTLASLNPNMSFSYISGAGTDSTEKGKTMWARVKGKTENDLLKLPFAKVYNFRPGYMHPTPGAKNTLSAYKYIGWAFPVLRTIFPKRVSTLKQLALAMIRASAEGYSKNTVEVEDILILADSKI
- a CDS encoding HdeD family acid-resistance protein → MTNITIQESKHWWLQILVGILWITTGILTILFPGQSFLVLALAFSVILAATGVSHIIFSLYNRKYAEIFIWNLVVGILDVLIGSLLFIHPEITAVTLPFIFGFLLIFRSISLISFSIEIRRLRNSHWGYVLVLGISTLLFAIFVLFYPLIGIFTIIFWTGVGFFVSGLGNLYLGWKEFKIERSKY